In one window of Nocardiopsis aegyptia DNA:
- the rpmB gene encoding 50S ribosomal protein L28 has translation MASVCDVCGKGPGFGNSVSHSHRRTRRRWNPNIQTVRTRVGGTPKRVNACTSCIKAGKVTR, from the coding sequence GTGGCTTCCGTCTGCGACGTCTGCGGCAAGGGACCAGGGTTCGGTAACAGTGTTTCCCACTCGCACCGTCGCACCCGCCGCCGCTGGAACCCCAACATCCAGACTGTTCGCACCCGTGTGGGTGGCACGCCCAAGCGCGTGAACGCCTGCACCTCGTGCATCAAGGCCGGCAAGGTCACCCGCTAG
- a CDS encoding cellulose binding domain-containing protein, whose translation MGRHGTRRGAHRNEPEDAGALRRIGGLIESTVPKRVEPPRLLNVLVISGVILGLLLFGYSTTQIYLQFGGSPGATESPDPGAIAPSQDATADSESDEAVSNGDGRDQGPQTQSGSSPITVGYEITQTTDSGFSGLVTITNTSQSRLTAWELALAFETAEVTEVRDADWEPIEDGILARQPGGQDGLVPGESATMGFDAVGPAQSPIRCSLNGHVCGL comes from the coding sequence ATGGGGCGGCATGGCACTCGTCGCGGTGCGCACCGCAACGAGCCGGAGGACGCCGGTGCGCTGCGGCGGATCGGCGGCCTCATCGAGAGCACCGTGCCCAAGCGGGTCGAGCCGCCGCGGCTGCTCAACGTCCTGGTCATCTCCGGCGTGATCCTCGGCCTGCTGCTCTTCGGCTACAGCACCACCCAGATCTACCTGCAGTTCGGTGGGAGCCCTGGGGCGACCGAGTCCCCGGACCCCGGCGCGATCGCCCCGAGCCAGGACGCCACGGCGGACTCCGAGAGCGACGAGGCGGTGTCCAACGGCGACGGGCGGGACCAGGGGCCCCAGACCCAGTCGGGGTCGTCGCCCATCACGGTCGGTTACGAGATCACGCAGACCACCGACTCCGGCTTCAGCGGCCTGGTCACCATCACCAACACATCCCAGAGCCGCCTCACCGCCTGGGAACTCGCCCTCGCCTTCGAGACCGCCGAGGTCACCGAGGTGCGCGACGCCGACTGGGAACCCATCGAGGACGGCATCCTCGCCCGCCAGCCCGGCGGCCAGGACGGCCTGGTGCCCGGGGAGTCGGCGACCATGGGCTTCGACGCCGTCGGTCCCGCGCAGAGCCCGATCCGCTGCTCCCTCAACGGGCACGTCTGCGGTCTCTGA
- a CDS encoding thiamine-phosphate kinase, producing MLSTIGGLGEFALITRVTSQFPATDDVILGPGDDAAVVSAPDGRTVATTDVLVEGRHFRREWSSARDVGHRAVAQNFADVAAMGARPTGLLIGFAAPPDLPVDWADGFSLGVRDECAVAGGAVVGGDMVGSDTLTIAITALGDLQGRAPVRRDGARPGDVVAYTGHLGLSAAGLALLRGGIDGPAACLDEHRRPSPPYAEGVAAARMGATAMLDVSDGLAQDLGHLCRAGGVLIDLDSRALVPEPALVEGVRALGVPPERAEQAARDLMVAGGEDHALVAAFDPATALPDHWHRIGKVRSADQEQVKNSVNPVTVDGCAPPRGGWDHFRQG from the coding sequence GTGTTGAGCACCATTGGGGGTCTTGGTGAGTTCGCTCTGATCACACGTGTGACGAGCCAATTCCCCGCTACGGACGATGTAATCCTCGGACCCGGCGACGACGCCGCCGTGGTCTCCGCACCCGACGGCAGGACGGTCGCGACCACGGACGTGCTGGTCGAGGGCCGTCACTTCCGCCGGGAGTGGTCGAGCGCGCGCGACGTGGGCCACCGCGCGGTGGCCCAGAACTTCGCCGACGTCGCGGCGATGGGGGCCCGCCCGACCGGGCTCCTCATCGGCTTCGCCGCGCCCCCCGACCTGCCGGTGGACTGGGCGGACGGGTTCTCGCTCGGCGTGCGCGACGAGTGCGCGGTGGCGGGCGGCGCCGTCGTGGGCGGCGACATGGTGGGGTCGGACACACTCACCATCGCGATCACCGCGCTCGGTGACCTCCAGGGCCGCGCCCCCGTCCGGCGCGACGGCGCGCGGCCGGGCGACGTGGTGGCCTACACAGGCCACCTGGGGCTCTCCGCGGCCGGGCTCGCCCTGCTGCGGGGCGGGATCGACGGCCCCGCCGCCTGCCTGGACGAGCACCGCAGGCCGAGCCCGCCCTACGCCGAGGGCGTGGCCGCCGCACGGATGGGCGCGACCGCCATGCTCGACGTGAGCGACGGTCTGGCCCAGGACCTCGGGCACCTCTGCCGCGCCGGCGGGGTGCTCATCGACCTGGACTCGCGCGCCCTGGTGCCCGAACCCGCGCTCGTGGAGGGCGTGCGCGCGCTGGGAGTCCCACCGGAGCGGGCCGAACAGGCGGCCCGCGACCTCATGGTCGCCGGCGGGGAGGACCACGCGCTGGTCGCCGCTTTCGATCCCGCTACGGCTCTGCCGGACCACTGGCACCGCATCGGAAAGGTCCGCTCGGCTGACCAGGAACAGGTGAAAAACTCCGTGAATCCGGTCACAGTAGACGGGTGTGCTCCTCCGCGTGGCGGGTGGGACCATTTCCGTCAGGGATGA
- a CDS encoding Lrp/AsnC family transcriptional regulator encodes MVQAYILIQTEVGQAAEVAGRIRGIEGVREAHDVTGPYDVIVQAEAEDVDSLGTLVVARIQRLDGIARTLTCPIVNI; translated from the coding sequence ATGGTGCAGGCATACATCCTGATCCAGACCGAGGTGGGCCAGGCCGCCGAGGTCGCCGGCCGCATCCGCGGGATCGAGGGTGTGCGGGAGGCACACGACGTGACCGGCCCCTACGACGTCATCGTCCAGGCCGAGGCGGAGGACGTCGACTCGCTCGGCACACTGGTCGTGGCCCGGATCCAGCGTCTGGACGGTATCGCCCGCACCCTGACCTGCCCCATCGTCAACATCTGA
- a CDS encoding DUF3515 domain-containing protein produces the protein MLRRWSGAAVAVVLVATGCAPTVRMEPPESDGTTDEMCAALVAELPDTLLGAERAEITPESEVMAAWGDPPIGLRCGVPRPTALARDSLIEEVDGVAWLPQPPNEPTLFTTVGHTAYVELTVPPSYGAPAAALTTVSALVDEHIPPLPDGEL, from the coding sequence GTGCTGAGACGGTGGAGCGGGGCGGCGGTGGCCGTCGTCCTCGTCGCGACGGGCTGTGCACCGACCGTGCGGATGGAACCGCCGGAGTCCGACGGCACCACGGACGAGATGTGCGCCGCGCTCGTGGCGGAGCTACCGGACACGCTGCTGGGCGCGGAACGGGCCGAGATCACGCCCGAGTCCGAGGTGATGGCGGCGTGGGGCGACCCGCCGATCGGGCTGCGCTGCGGTGTGCCGCGCCCCACGGCCCTGGCCCGCGACTCGCTCATCGAGGAGGTCGACGGCGTGGCCTGGCTGCCGCAGCCGCCGAACGAGCCCACCCTCTTCACCACGGTCGGCCACACGGCCTACGTCGAGTTGACGGTCCCCCCGTCCTACGGCGCACCCGCCGCCGCTCTGACGACGGTCAGCGCGCTGGTCGACGAACACATCCCCCCGCTCCCCGACGGGGAGCTCTGA
- a CDS encoding DUF3105 domain-containing protein, giving the protein MAKKKTAEERRRRAAEMRAQRLKEERRKKILTISGVSLAAALVLGLLAFAIFMEIRSRNISGVEEYTVGSYAHVDVGQRVDYEQSPPVGGDHWAYWQNCGVYSEALTNEFAVHSLEHGAVWITYEPDLPQDEIDALDSLYSPGDYLVVSPYEGEMDAPIVASSWGRQVTAETADDQDLTRFVQRYERGTDVPEPGASCSGGVAETATEIDAALAEGEQVGGEGMSDESAEDTGGAEGTEESEETGGSEDTEGSEGSENTEDGSTDEE; this is encoded by the coding sequence GTGGCCAAGAAGAAGACGGCGGAGGAGCGTCGCCGCCGCGCAGCCGAGATGCGCGCACAGCGCCTCAAGGAGGAGCGGCGCAAGAAGATCCTCACCATCTCCGGAGTCAGTCTCGCCGCGGCCCTGGTCCTGGGTCTGCTCGCCTTCGCGATCTTCATGGAGATCCGCAGCCGGAACATCTCCGGGGTGGAGGAGTACACGGTCGGCTCCTACGCCCACGTGGACGTGGGACAGCGGGTCGACTACGAGCAGTCGCCGCCGGTCGGCGGGGACCACTGGGCCTACTGGCAGAACTGCGGCGTCTACAGCGAGGCCCTCACGAACGAGTTCGCGGTGCACTCCCTGGAGCACGGCGCGGTGTGGATCACCTACGAGCCGGACCTGCCCCAGGACGAGATCGACGCGCTCGACTCCCTGTACAGCCCGGGCGACTACCTGGTGGTCAGCCCCTACGAGGGGGAGATGGACGCCCCGATCGTCGCCAGCAGCTGGGGCCGCCAGGTCACCGCCGAGACCGCCGACGACCAGGACCTCACGCGCTTCGTCCAGCGCTACGAGCGCGGCACCGACGTCCCCGAGCCCGGCGCCTCCTGCTCCGGAGGAGTGGCCGAGACCGCCACCGAGATCGATGCGGCCCTGGCCGAGGGCGAGCAGGTCGGCGGCGAGGGCATGTCCGACGAGAGCGCCGAGGACACCGGCGGTGCCGAGGGGACCGAGGAGTCGGAGGAGACCGGCGGTTCCGAGGACACCGAGGGTTCCGAGGGCTCGGAGAACACCGAGGACGGCAGCACCGACGAGGAGTAG
- a CDS encoding DUF305 domain-containing protein, whose product MALHEGSGSDDHDADEDTAADEFEEATPPRRARRTVPLWTTAVLVVLAVAAGYLAGRPSAPLDTSADAGFLRDMSSHHAQAVDMSMLILEKTEDPELSIVATDIARTQQAQIGIMQGWLTMWGLNSRGSERPMTWMADSEHDHGGTGNVPDAMPGLATPEEMAELEGAEGVEAEILFLELMIAHHEGGIDMAEAEVELGGEPIVTDLAQGMADAQLTEIDAMENMLEERGVTVEDTADED is encoded by the coding sequence ATGGCTCTTCACGAAGGTTCCGGCTCGGACGACCACGACGCGGACGAGGACACGGCCGCCGACGAGTTCGAGGAGGCCACACCGCCCAGGCGCGCCCGGCGCACGGTCCCGCTCTGGACCACGGCGGTTCTGGTCGTGCTGGCCGTGGCGGCCGGCTACCTCGCCGGGCGCCCGTCCGCTCCGCTCGACACCAGTGCCGACGCGGGTTTCCTGCGGGACATGAGTTCGCACCACGCCCAGGCCGTGGACATGTCGATGCTCATCCTGGAGAAGACCGAGGATCCGGAGCTCTCCATCGTCGCCACGGACATCGCCCGGACGCAGCAGGCCCAGATCGGCATCATGCAGGGGTGGCTGACGATGTGGGGGCTCAACTCGCGCGGCAGTGAGCGGCCGATGACCTGGATGGCCGACAGCGAGCACGACCACGGCGGCACCGGCAACGTGCCCGACGCGATGCCGGGCCTGGCGACTCCCGAGGAGATGGCGGAGCTGGAGGGGGCCGAGGGCGTGGAGGCCGAGATCCTCTTCCTGGAGCTGATGATCGCCCACCACGAGGGCGGGATCGACATGGCCGAGGCCGAGGTCGAGCTCGGCGGGGAACCGATCGTCACCGACCTGGCCCAGGGGATGGCCGACGCCCAGCTGACCGAGATCGACGCGATGGAGAACATGCTGGAGGAGCGCGGCGTGACCGTCGAGGACACGGCCGACGAGGACTGA
- a CDS encoding cytochrome ubiquinol oxidase subunit I has protein sequence MEALDLARWQFGVTTIYHFLFVPLTIGLSFIVAVLQTLWFRTGKHEYLQATQFFGKLFLINFAMGVVTGIVQEFQFGMNWSEYSRFVGDVFGAPLAMEALLAFFLESTFIGLWIFGWHRLPRAAHLACIWLVAIGTNLSAYFILAANAWMRRPVGYEVDPETGRAQLTDIWAVLSNDQAWSTYLHTVSAAFITAGLFVVAVSAYKLWRNTHHGDTGTVGTTPPARDFALFRGTLKVGLAFTLIAGALVVFSGDHQAKLAAEYEPMKLAAAEAHWDTEEGADFSTFAVGDTEARYNPIDVTVPNVLSFLATGHFEGEVHGMNDLQEAYEEYYGPGDYTPNVFVVYWSFRLMIGLGLFGVGIAALGLYLTRGKERLPRNRWFYFAGMAALPAALAANIFGWVLTEMGRQPWTVHGQLLTANSVSPGVSLGTVAMSLGVFTAVYGLLFVVEVGLLAKYIKAGPSHLVPDLENDEHEAAIPHFSY, from the coding sequence ATGGAAGCCCTTGATCTCGCGAGGTGGCAGTTCGGGGTCACCACGATCTACCACTTCCTCTTCGTGCCCCTGACCATCGGGCTCTCCTTCATCGTGGCGGTCCTGCAGACCCTCTGGTTCCGCACCGGCAAGCACGAGTACCTCCAGGCCACCCAGTTCTTCGGCAAGCTCTTCCTCATCAACTTCGCCATGGGCGTCGTCACCGGCATCGTGCAGGAGTTCCAGTTCGGCATGAACTGGAGCGAGTACTCGCGCTTCGTCGGCGACGTGTTCGGTGCCCCGCTGGCCATGGAGGCGCTCCTGGCCTTCTTCCTGGAGTCGACCTTCATCGGCCTGTGGATCTTCGGCTGGCACCGGCTGCCGCGCGCCGCGCACCTGGCGTGCATCTGGCTGGTCGCGATCGGCACCAACCTGTCGGCCTACTTCATCCTGGCCGCCAACGCCTGGATGCGCCGTCCCGTCGGCTACGAGGTCGATCCGGAGACCGGCCGCGCCCAGCTCACCGACATCTGGGCGGTCCTGAGCAACGACCAGGCCTGGTCGACCTACCTGCACACGGTCTCGGCGGCCTTCATCACCGCCGGGCTGTTCGTCGTCGCGGTCAGCGCCTACAAGCTGTGGCGCAACACCCACCACGGGGACACGGGCACGGTCGGCACCACGCCGCCCGCGCGCGACTTCGCGCTGTTCCGCGGCACGCTCAAGGTCGGTCTGGCCTTCACCCTCATCGCCGGCGCCCTGGTCGTGTTCTCCGGCGACCACCAGGCCAAGCTCGCCGCCGAGTACGAGCCCATGAAGCTCGCCGCCGCCGAGGCCCACTGGGACACCGAGGAGGGCGCGGACTTCTCCACGTTCGCGGTGGGCGACACCGAGGCCCGCTACAACCCCATCGACGTCACCGTCCCCAACGTCCTCAGCTTCCTCGCGACCGGGCACTTCGAGGGCGAGGTGCACGGGATGAACGACCTCCAGGAGGCCTACGAGGAGTACTACGGCCCCGGGGACTACACGCCCAACGTGTTCGTCGTGTACTGGTCGTTCCGCCTGATGATCGGGCTGGGCCTGTTCGGCGTGGGCATCGCCGCGCTCGGGCTCTACCTCACCCGCGGGAAGGAGCGCCTGCCCCGGAACCGCTGGTTCTACTTCGCCGGAATGGCCGCCCTGCCCGCCGCCCTGGCCGCGAACATCTTCGGCTGGGTGCTCACCGAGATGGGCCGCCAGCCGTGGACGGTGCACGGGCAGCTGCTGACCGCGAACAGCGTCTCGCCCGGCGTGAGCCTGGGGACGGTCGCCATGAGCCTGGGCGTCTTCACCGCCGTGTACGGCCTGCTCTTCGTCGTGGAGGTCGGCCTGCTGGCGAAGTACATCAAGGCCGGGCCCTCCCACCTCGTTCCCGACCTGGAGAACGACGAGCACGAGGCCGCCATCCCGCACTTCAGCTACTAG
- the cydB gene encoding cytochrome d ubiquinol oxidase subunit II codes for MDLAVIWFIAISVLWIGYFILEGFDFGVGTLLPFMGGRDSVDRRVTINSIGPVWDANEVWLLTAVGATFAAFPAWYASLLSGFYVPVFVILIALILRGVAFEYRGKRDGSAWRAWWDRAIFFGSAAPAFLWGVAFANIVRGVAMDADQIVTAGLLDLLNPYALLGGLTTLSLFTLHGAVFLTLKTDGPVRVRARTAALWAACVAVPAAAGFLAWTQFAHGEAWTLPVAAVAAVALVGGVVAVLLRHERLSFTLTAVTVLTAFTALFGSLFPNVLPSTTDPAFSLTVANASSAEYTLTVMSWVAVFFLPLVLAYQGWSYWVFRQRVTGATVTGTPAGPGTEHEPAA; via the coding sequence ATGGATCTCGCCGTCATCTGGTTCATCGCCATCTCGGTCCTGTGGATCGGGTACTTCATCCTGGAGGGCTTCGACTTCGGGGTGGGCACGCTCCTGCCGTTCATGGGCGGGCGCGACTCGGTCGACCGGCGCGTCACCATCAACTCCATCGGACCCGTGTGGGACGCCAACGAGGTGTGGCTGCTCACGGCGGTCGGCGCGACGTTCGCCGCCTTCCCCGCCTGGTACGCCTCCCTGCTCAGCGGCTTCTACGTGCCGGTGTTCGTCATCCTCATCGCGCTGATCCTGCGCGGTGTCGCCTTCGAGTACCGGGGCAAGCGCGACGGCTCCGCCTGGCGCGCCTGGTGGGACCGGGCGATCTTCTTCGGCAGCGCCGCCCCGGCGTTCCTGTGGGGCGTCGCCTTCGCCAACATCGTCCGGGGCGTGGCGATGGACGCCGACCAGATCGTCACGGCGGGGCTGCTCGACCTGCTGAACCCGTACGCCCTGCTGGGCGGGCTGACGACCCTGTCGCTGTTCACCCTGCACGGCGCCGTGTTCCTGACGCTCAAGACCGACGGCCCGGTCCGGGTCCGCGCCCGCACGGCCGCCCTGTGGGCCGCGTGCGTCGCGGTCCCGGCCGCCGCCGGGTTCCTCGCCTGGACGCAGTTCGCCCACGGTGAGGCGTGGACCCTGCCCGTGGCCGCCGTCGCCGCGGTCGCCCTCGTGGGCGGGGTCGTGGCGGTGCTGCTGCGCCACGAGCGGCTGTCGTTCACGCTGACCGCGGTCACCGTGCTCACCGCCTTCACGGCCCTGTTCGGGTCGCTGTTCCCGAACGTGCTCCCGTCCACAACCGACCCGGCGTTCAGCCTGACCGTGGCCAACGCGTCCTCGGCCGAATACACGCTGACCGTGATGTCGTGGGTGGCGGTGTTCTTCCTGCCGCTCGTCCTCGCCTACCAGGGGTGGAGCTACTGGGTGTTCCGTCAGCGCGTGACCGGCGCGACCGTCACCGGTACGCCCGCCGGCCCCGGCACCGAGCACGAACCCGCCGCCTGA
- the cydD gene encoding thiol reductant ABC exporter subunit CydD, producing MKPLDPRLVRTASAVRLHLAVSVVSGLLVTALILFQAWLLARVITGAWSGEGMAALGWAIGAVAAVAVARALLSYLAETSALYSAARTKSQLRRRLVEHVTGAGQVWTAEPGDDEKGSPKAGELVTLATRGLDALDDYFARYLPQLVLAAIVPLAVLGVVFWADWISGIVIAVTLPLIPVFMALIGMYTQARTDRQWRLLSRLGGHFLDVVEGLPTLAVFRRAKAQAAIIRRVGEEHREATMGTLRIAFLSAFALELLATLAVALVAVEVGLRLLGGHMDYQTALLVLILAPEAYLPLREVGARFHASMEGVAAADQVFTELERERGTRRPAPATEPTGRPSPAAGGDLRFEGVGMRYPGRDVPALAGFDLEVRAGEHVLLTGPSGAGKTTLLSLLLRLNEPTDGRISVRAPGGAWTPLEAVPAADWRLGIAWVPQYPYLFDVSVADNIRLGAPGATMERVREAARQAEADAFVSALPEGYDTRLGERGARLSAGQRQRIALARALCRDAPLVLLDEPTAHLDPENAAAVRTAVTRLLEGRTAVIVAHDTAWTRSALGDSLRQVSLPLPTAEASESL from the coding sequence ATGAAGCCGCTTGACCCCCGCCTGGTGCGGACCGCGAGCGCGGTCCGGCTGCACCTGGCCGTGTCCGTGGTCAGCGGGCTGCTCGTCACCGCCCTGATCCTCTTCCAGGCCTGGCTGCTGGCCCGCGTCATCACCGGCGCCTGGAGCGGCGAGGGCATGGCCGCGCTGGGCTGGGCGATCGGCGCCGTGGCGGCGGTCGCGGTGGCCCGCGCGCTGCTGTCCTACCTCGCCGAGACCTCCGCCCTGTACAGCGCGGCACGCACCAAGTCGCAGCTGCGCCGCCGCCTGGTCGAGCACGTGACCGGCGCCGGACAGGTGTGGACGGCCGAGCCGGGGGACGACGAGAAGGGCTCGCCCAAGGCCGGTGAGCTGGTCACCCTGGCCACACGCGGGCTGGACGCGCTGGACGACTACTTCGCCCGCTACCTGCCCCAGCTCGTCCTGGCCGCGATCGTGCCGCTCGCCGTCCTGGGCGTGGTGTTCTGGGCCGACTGGATCTCGGGGATCGTCATCGCCGTGACGCTCCCCCTGATCCCGGTGTTCATGGCGCTGATCGGTATGTACACCCAGGCGCGCACCGACCGGCAGTGGCGGCTGCTCAGCCGACTGGGCGGCCACTTCCTCGACGTCGTGGAGGGGCTGCCGACCCTGGCGGTCTTCCGACGGGCCAAGGCCCAGGCGGCGATCATCCGCAGGGTGGGCGAGGAGCACCGCGAGGCCACGATGGGGACACTGCGGATCGCGTTCCTGTCCGCCTTCGCCCTGGAGCTGCTCGCGACCCTCGCGGTGGCGCTCGTCGCCGTCGAGGTGGGACTGCGCCTGCTCGGCGGCCACATGGACTACCAGACCGCCCTGCTGGTGCTCATCCTGGCCCCGGAGGCCTACCTGCCGCTGCGCGAGGTGGGCGCGCGCTTCCACGCCAGCATGGAGGGCGTGGCCGCGGCCGACCAGGTCTTCACCGAACTGGAGCGCGAGCGCGGTACCCGGCGTCCCGCGCCCGCCACGGAGCCGACCGGCCGCCCCTCCCCCGCCGCCGGCGGCGATCTGCGCTTCGAGGGCGTGGGCATGCGCTACCCGGGCCGCGACGTGCCCGCCCTGGCCGGTTTCGATCTGGAGGTGCGTGCCGGCGAGCACGTCCTGCTCACGGGGCCCAGCGGCGCGGGCAAGACCACGCTGCTGTCCCTGCTGCTGCGCCTGAACGAACCCACGGACGGCCGGATCTCCGTGCGTGCCCCCGGCGGCGCGTGGACCCCGCTGGAGGCGGTTCCGGCGGCCGACTGGCGGCTGGGGATCGCCTGGGTACCGCAGTACCCGTACCTGTTCGACGTGTCGGTGGCCGACAACATCCGCCTGGGCGCGCCCGGGGCCACAATGGAGCGGGTGCGGGAGGCGGCCCGGCAGGCCGAGGCCGACGCGTTCGTTTCCGCACTGCCGGAGGGCTACGACACCCGGCTGGGCGAGCGCGGAGCCCGGCTGTCCGCGGGGCAGCGCCAGCGGATCGCGCTCGCCCGCGCGCTGTGCCGGGACGCGCCCCTGGTCCTGCTGGACGAGCCGACCGCGCACCTGGACCCGGAGAACGCCGCGGCGGTGCGCACGGCGGTCACCCGCCTGTTGGAGGGCCGCACGGCGGTCATCGTCGCCCACGACACCGCGTGGACCCGGTCCGCCCTCGGCGACTCGCTGCGCCAGGTGTCGCTGCCCCTGCCGACCGCGGAAGCGAGCGAGTCCCTGTGA
- the cydC gene encoding thiol reductant ABC exporter subunit CydC, whose product MIALAWPRGGRFALGVLLGAFATGAGVALLAVAAWMLATAANHPSITALSVAVVATRALGVTRGVARYLERLVTHDAAFRTLAEVRVRVYERLAATEPFGRFRSGDLVSRLVNDTEATLDLLVRGLTPPLISVVTGGATVLFLTAVYAPGGLLLAAGLLLAGLAVPLAAAALGRGPGRRQSRARGELSTALVDTLHGAPDLVAYGAMDRQVERVHAADAELTRLARRDAAVLGLGAGASALITGLTVWGALLLGVAAVEGGTLSAVSLAVLVLTTLAAFEIVAPLPAVAAKLGAIRESGARLFGVLDVPAATAAPPTRRPPPPPTDAFGAEPTPAGLDPDGDPTVLIRDLRVRYGPREPWALDGVDLEIPAGWTVAVVGPSGAGKSTLASVLLRFRDPDGGSVSIGGADITSYPADEVRAVVSGVPQDPHVFASTLRENLRLARPGAPDGELWAALRRARLADEVAAMPKGLDTLVGTHGLGLSGGMVQRLALARAVLAAPRVLVLDEPTAHLDPDARDAVVADLLDAVEDYSTLLITHDLTGLERVDRIYVVREGRVLQEGTHAELAEADGWYRDVLTP is encoded by the coding sequence ATGATCGCGCTGGCCTGGCCGCGCGGCGGCCGGTTCGCGCTGGGCGTGCTGCTCGGCGCGTTCGCCACCGGCGCGGGCGTGGCCCTGCTCGCCGTGGCGGCGTGGATGCTCGCCACGGCGGCGAACCACCCGTCGATCACGGCGCTGAGCGTGGCCGTGGTCGCCACCCGGGCGCTGGGAGTGACCCGCGGCGTCGCCCGGTACCTGGAACGGCTGGTGACCCACGACGCCGCGTTCCGCACGCTCGCCGAGGTGCGGGTGCGTGTGTACGAACGGCTGGCGGCCACCGAGCCCTTCGGCCGCTTCCGGTCGGGTGACCTGGTGTCGCGGCTGGTCAACGACACCGAGGCGACCCTGGACCTGCTGGTGCGCGGGCTCACGCCGCCGCTGATCTCGGTGGTGACGGGCGGGGCGACGGTCCTGTTCCTGACCGCCGTGTACGCGCCGGGCGGGCTGCTGCTCGCCGCCGGGCTCCTGCTGGCCGGGCTCGCGGTGCCGCTCGCCGCGGCCGCCCTGGGGCGCGGCCCCGGGCGCCGCCAGTCGCGCGCCCGCGGTGAGCTATCGACGGCCCTGGTGGACACGCTGCACGGCGCGCCGGACCTGGTCGCCTACGGGGCGATGGACCGGCAGGTCGAGCGTGTCCACGCGGCCGACGCGGAGCTGACCCGCCTGGCGCGGCGCGACGCCGCCGTCCTGGGGCTGGGTGCCGGGGCGAGCGCCCTGATCACCGGGCTGACGGTGTGGGGCGCCCTGCTGCTGGGGGTGGCCGCCGTCGAGGGCGGGACGCTGAGCGCCGTGTCGCTGGCGGTGCTGGTGCTGACGACCCTGGCGGCGTTCGAGATCGTGGCGCCGCTGCCCGCGGTCGCCGCGAAGCTGGGCGCGATCCGCGAGAGCGGCGCGCGGCTCTTCGGCGTCCTGGACGTCCCCGCCGCGACCGCGGCCCCGCCCACCCGTCGCCCACCACCACCCCCAACGGACGCCTTCGGCGCGGAGCCTACTCCTGCCGGACTGGACCCCGACGGGGACCCCACGGTACTGATCCGCGACCTGCGGGTGCGCTACGGGCCCCGGGAGCCGTGGGCCCTGGACGGGGTGGACCTGGAGATCCCGGCCGGGTGGACGGTCGCCGTGGTGGGGCCGAGCGGCGCGGGCAAGAGCACGCTGGCGTCGGTGCTGCTGCGCTTCCGCGACCCGGACGGCGGGAGCGTGTCGATCGGCGGCGCCGACATCACGTCCTACCCGGCCGACGAGGTGCGCGCGGTGGTCTCGGGGGTGCCGCAGGACCCGCACGTGTTCGCCTCGACCCTGCGGGAGAACCTGAGGCTGGCCCGCCCGGGCGCACCGGACGGAGAGTTGTGGGCGGCGCTGCGGCGGGCGCGCCTGGCCGACGAGGTCGCGGCGATGCCCAAGGGGCTGGACACGCTGGTGGGCACGCACGGGCTGGGGCTGAGCGGGGGGATGGTGCAGCGGCTGGCGCTGGCCCGCGCGGTGCTGGCGGCGCCGCGCGTGCTGGTGCTGGACGAACCGACGGCGCACCTGGACCCGGACGCGCGCGACGCGGTGGTGGCCGACCTGCTCGACGCCGTCGAGGACTACTCCACCCTGCTCATCACGCACGACCTGACGGGGTTGGAGCGGGTGGACCGGATCTACGTGGTCCGCGAGGGAAGGGTGCTCCAGGAGGGTACGCACGCGGAGCTGGCGGAGGCCGACGGGTGGTACCGGGACGTGCTGACGCCCTGA
- a CDS encoding Uma2 family endonuclease has product MDLPTLHESLKLPDGYRSEIIDGSIIVSPTPTFRHSKIIRRLERALDRSMPEGLEAYQTLTLEITETGDRYVPDLALLPETPGEEESWEESDWILPAEDLELAVEVVSPSSALHDWQAKVKGYATAGVPLYLVIDPRKSEIALFSNPEKGEYLDVARAVPGTSVKLPAPFNLEIDATPLLT; this is encoded by the coding sequence ATGGACCTTCCCACGCTGCATGAAAGCCTCAAACTCCCCGATGGTTACCGCTCGGAGATCATCGACGGGAGCATCATCGTGTCGCCGACACCGACTTTCCGGCACAGCAAGATCATCAGGCGCCTCGAACGGGCGCTTGACCGCTCCATGCCCGAAGGTCTGGAGGCGTACCAGACGCTGACCCTGGAGATCACCGAGACCGGTGATCGCTACGTGCCCGACCTCGCACTTCTACCTGAGACACCAGGGGAGGAGGAGAGCTGGGAAGAGTCGGATTGGATTCTTCCCGCCGAGGACTTGGAGTTGGCGGTCGAGGTCGTCTCCCCGAGTAGCGCCCTCCATGACTGGCAGGCCAAGGTGAAGGGCTACGCCACGGCGGGAGTTCCTCTGTACCTGGTGATCGATCCACGCAAGAGCGAGATCGCGTTGTTCTCGAACCCCGAGAAGGGCGAGTACCTGGACGTCGCACGAGCGGTTCCCGGTACGTCCGTGAAGCTTCCCGCACCCTTCAACCTGGAGATCGACGCGACACCGCTTCTGACGTGA